Proteins encoded by one window of Panicum virgatum strain AP13 chromosome 7N, P.virgatum_v5, whole genome shotgun sequence:
- the LOC120681551 gene encoding ATG8-interacting protein 1-like gives MADNEKEVREGTTPRGADWEVVTLTASAYEAAPGPAGTEPKPVNEERCSSNALLMSDHFVFPPSEHENLPIQTSFDEIQPEKDVQEASTSVEGYSIKNDAGSERVQFYDEGRNLSVDDAEMRDDVPGYGSSHAEDDGHGFVAHDDDNEAGDGSDEKSGQPSKPADRKSHDAGASCKCWLKKHMTCLYHQAKETNAIWSVVVAAALVGIVILGRWHKDKLHFDHLKWRSGSAVRG, from the coding sequence ATGGCTGATAACGAAAAAGAGGTGCGAGAGGGAACCACCCCCCGTGGGGCAGACTGGGAGGTGGTGACTCTCACAGCATCTGCCTATGAAGCAGCGCCCGGGCCTGCTGGAACGGAACCAAAGCCTGTTAATGAAGAGCGCTGTTCATCCAACGCATTGCTCATGTCTGATCACTTTGTGTTTCCGCCCAGTGAGCACGAGAACCTGCCAATACAGACCAGTTTTGATGAGATACAGCCTGAGAAAGATGTGCAGGAAGCTAGTACCAGTGTGGAAGGTTATAGTATCAAGAACGATGCTGGGTCTGAGAGAGTTCAGTTCTATGATGAAGGGAGAAACCTCTCAGTTGATGATGCAGAGATGAGAGATGATGTTCCTGGGTATGGTTCATCTCACGCTGAAGATGATGGGCATGGCTTTGTTGCTCATGATGATGACAATGAGGCTGGTGATGGTTCTGATGAAAAATCGGGCCAGCCTTCAAAGCCTGCAGACAGGAAGAGCCATGATGCTGGTGCTTCATGTAAATGCTGGTTGAAGAAGCACATGACATGCCTGTATCACCAAGCGAAGGAAACAAATGCTATCTGGTCTGTGGTGGTTGCAGCTGCCCTGGTTGGGATTGTGATTTTGGGACGTTGGCACAAAGATAAATTGCACTTTGACCACCTTAAGTGGCGCTCTGGCTCAGCAGTGAG
- the LOC120680980 gene encoding mitochondrial inner membrane protease subunit 2-like, which produces MYPTLDAEQGERALVEKRCLYRYDLSRGDVVVFRLPRNHRELLMKRLIALPGDWIQVPENQEIRQIPQGHCWVEGDNAGVSMDSRFYGPVSSLGLMQGRVTHVVWPPHRIGRVDRKMPEGRIMPL; this is translated from the exons ATGTACCCCACCCTGGACGCCGAACAGGGCGAGCGCGCGCTGGTGGAGAAGCGCTGCCTCTACCGATACGATCTCTCCCGCGGCGACGTCGTCGTCTTCCG GTTGCCGAGGAACCACCGTGAACTGCTTATGAAGAGGTTGATTGCGCTGCCGGGGGATTGGATCCAGGTCCCGGAGAATCAAGAGATCCGGCAGATCCCGCAAGGACACTGCTGGGTAGAAGGGGACAATGCCGGCGTCAGCATGGACTCGAGATTCTACGGCCCTGTAA GTTCCCTGGGTCTGATGCAGGGCAGAGTCACGCACGTAGTCTGGCCACCTCACCGAATTGGTCGAGTTGACAGAAAAATGCCAGAAGGAAGGATTATGCCACTATGA